A stretch of the Musa acuminata AAA Group cultivar baxijiao chromosome BXJ2-7, Cavendish_Baxijiao_AAA, whole genome shotgun sequence genome encodes the following:
- the LOC135617462 gene encoding folate transporter 1, chloroplastic-like: MPPADEAERWKWENAAAGAVAGFATVAALHPLDVVRTRFQVTDGRASHLPLYRNTAHAIYTIARTEGFKGLYSGFYPAVFGSTISWGLYFFFYSRAKQRYLTRNNEQLSPSYHLLSAAEAGVLVSLFTNPIWLVKTRMQLQTPHQDYRPYSGLYDALRTILKEEGWKGLYRGIGPSLLLVTHGAIQFTAYEELRKLATYMKGKGGKAKITEGDTLLNSFDYAALGASSKSFAILFTYPYQVVRSRLQQRPNIDGIPKYLDSWHVVKDTARFEGLGGFYRGITSNILKNIPASSITFVVYENVLHILKLNRRQS; the protein is encoded by the exons ATGCCGCCCGCGGACGAAGCGGAGAGGTGGAAGTGGGAAAACGCCGCCGCCGGCGCCGTCGCAGGGTTCGCCACAGTCGCCGCCCTCCATCCCCTCGACGTTGTCCGTACTCGCTTTCAAG TTACCGATGGACGAGCTTCGCATCTTCCGCTCTACAGGAACACCGCGCACGCTATTTATACTATTGCTAGAACCGAG GGCTTCAAAGGGCTATATTCAGGTTTTTATCCAGCAGTCTTTGGATCTACCATTTCGTGGGGCCTCTACTTCTTCTT ctATAGCAGAGCAAAACAAAGGTACTTAACAAGGAACAATGAGCAGCTCAGCCCCAGCTATCATCTTCTCTCTGCAGCTGAAGCTGGTGTTTTG GTATCCTTGTTTACCAATCCTATTTGGCTTGTAAAAACCCGAATGCAGCTCCAAACACCTCACCAAGATTATCGGCCATATTCTGGACTGTATG ATGCTTTGAGGACCATTTTAAAAGAGGAAGGATGGAAGGGACTTTATAGAGGGATTGGACCGAGTCTTCTGCTT GTTACTCATGGTGCAATCCAATTTACTGCTTATGAGGAGCTCCGTAAACTTGCTACTTACATGAAGGGCAAAGGTGGAAAGGCAAAAATTACTGAAGGTGATACCCTACTG AACTCATTTGATTATGCTGCTCTTGGAGCTTCCTCAAAATCGTTTGCCATTCTATTCACATATCCATATCAG GTTGTTCGATCACGCTTACAG CAAAGACCTAATATTGATGGAATCCCCAAATATTTGGATAGTTGGCACGTGGTGAAAGATACTGCAAG GTTCGAAGGGCTTGGAGGATTTTACAGAGGCATCACATCCAACATATTGAAAAATATCCCAGCATCTTCCATAACCTTTGTGGTGTATGAAAATGTTCTTCACATTCTTAAATTAAACAGACGGCAGAGCTGA